Proteins encoded together in one Chryseobacterium sp. G0201 window:
- the mtaB gene encoding tRNA (N(6)-L-threonylcarbamoyladenosine(37)-C(2))-methylthiotransferase MtaB, with translation MSHFHRTAAFHTLGCKLNFAETSTIARQLTDAGYDKVSFDDRADIYVINTCSVTENADRECKLHVKRAMKANPEGLVVIVGCYAQLKPEEISQITGVDLVLGAKEKFNILSYLDDLEKSESEGVVHSCEIEETDFFIGSYSIGDRTRAFLKVQDGCDYKCTYCTIPLARGISRSDTIENVLKNAKEIASRDIKEIVLTGVNIGDYGKGEFGNKRHEHTFLDLISELDQVEGIERIRISSIEPNLLKDESIELVSKSKSFVPHFHIPLQSGCDDLLKKMKRRYLTKLYNDRVNKIREVMPDAAIGVDVIVGFPGETEEKFMETYNFLNNLPITYLHVFTYSERENTEAVGMEGVVPIPERKKRNKMLRILSEKKKMAFYQTQLGKTLPVLWEHENKDGKMLGFTENYVRVQKDFDQASVNQIEFLNLEKILSDGTVSVQSSYESFLAKA, from the coding sequence ATGTCCCATTTTCATAGAACTGCCGCTTTTCATACACTCGGCTGCAAATTAAACTTTGCGGAAACATCTACTATTGCCCGTCAATTAACAGATGCCGGTTATGATAAGGTAAGCTTTGATGATAGAGCGGATATTTATGTAATCAATACTTGTTCAGTAACTGAGAACGCAGACCGTGAATGCAAACTTCACGTAAAAAGAGCAATGAAAGCCAATCCAGAAGGGCTGGTAGTAATTGTTGGATGTTATGCGCAGTTGAAACCCGAAGAAATTTCACAGATTACCGGCGTTGATTTGGTTCTTGGAGCCAAAGAAAAATTCAATATTCTGAGTTATCTTGACGATTTAGAGAAATCTGAAAGCGAAGGTGTTGTTCATTCTTGTGAAATTGAAGAAACTGATTTTTTTATCGGAAGTTATTCTATCGGAGACAGAACCAGAGCTTTTTTGAAAGTTCAGGATGGTTGCGATTATAAATGTACGTATTGTACGATTCCTTTAGCGAGAGGGATTTCCCGTTCAGACACCATCGAAAATGTTCTGAAAAATGCTAAAGAAATTGCTTCGAGAGACATCAAAGAAATCGTTCTTACAGGGGTAAACATTGGTGACTACGGTAAAGGTGAATTTGGAAACAAAAGGCATGAACATACTTTCTTAGACTTAATTTCAGAGCTTGATCAGGTTGAAGGGATCGAAAGAATCCGTATTTCTTCGATTGAACCGAATCTTTTGAAAGATGAAAGTATCGAATTGGTTTCTAAAAGTAAAAGTTTTGTTCCGCATTTCCATATTCCGTTACAATCGGGATGCGATGATTTGCTGAAAAAAATGAAACGCCGTTATTTAACGAAACTATACAACGACAGAGTCAATAAGATCCGTGAGGTAATGCCTGATGCGGCTATCGGTGTTGATGTCATCGTTGGTTTTCCGGGAGAAACAGAAGAAAAATTCATGGAAACGTATAACTTCCTGAATAATCTTCCCATCACATATTTACATGTTTTTACTTATTCTGAAAGAGAAAATACGGAAGCTGTAGGTATGGAAGGTGTTGTTCCAATCCCTGAAAGAAAAAAACGTAATAAAATGCTTAGAATCCTTTCTGAAAAGAAAAAGATGGCATTTTATCAAACACAATTGGGTAAGACGCTTCCTGTTCTTTGGGAGCACGAAAATAAAGACGGCAAAATGTTAGGCTTCACAGAAAATTATGTGCGAGTGCAAAAAGATTTTGATCAAGCGTCTGTAAACCAGATCGAATTTCTGAATTTAGAAAAAATCCTGTCAGATGGCACGGTTTCTGTGCAATCTTCTTACGAAAGTTTTTTAGCAAAAGCATAG
- a CDS encoding DUF4270 family protein, with product MTYNIKKAFAIISLAIFGSVLLYNCEPDPDSLGEQLFLDGAAQGKEVSYPIIAYNIDNKDSIRSDASKLGLATLGAVKDDQFGKQKASYYTQLRLPAYNPDFGTNPSVDSVVLVIKPLYASDSITTTTNEDYVYPDGNVAAKKVVNTYPAVKYGRTKAPKLTIKVNEVTEFLNGPADIAYSNKAYSIGQEIGTKDFTGTVNSVTITKDSDASSLFTSTTGFRIPLSPSFFKTKIIDKKGQPELSDVSNFIRHFKGIKLSVDEDDAYLIQFVPNDMELVMYYKNDKTENGSTTRPQSTYTFSLGSANAHIGNYVYDRAGTPSGTVASGSDLINGDAKLYAQGMGGASIGAKLSNDAIVKLKKLYQNDKAAIISAKIRLYTDGTNWTSQYAKPKNFTIVQRDKDTDGKPTTAFTADLLNLTGSNNFAIYRAYDLDKNPTYYDFTVTKSVKDIVEGNLTDAQIANKYFKIDLGSFLTTTTGSLAGYQYTSTPYTVDRAVFIGSESANAKKAQLIIIYGTK from the coding sequence ATGACTTATAATATTAAAAAAGCTTTCGCCATCATTTCTTTGGCGATTTTTGGAAGTGTATTGCTTTATAATTGCGAACCCGATCCGGATTCTTTAGGAGAACAATTATTCTTAGACGGAGCTGCACAAGGCAAGGAGGTTTCTTATCCTATTATTGCCTATAATATTGATAATAAAGATAGTATCAGAAGTGATGCTTCTAAATTAGGTCTTGCCACTTTGGGGGCTGTAAAAGATGATCAGTTTGGTAAGCAAAAAGCTTCTTATTATACACAATTAAGATTGCCGGCTTATAACCCTGATTTTGGGACTAATCCATCAGTAGATTCTGTAGTTTTGGTAATCAAGCCTCTTTATGCTTCAGATTCTATTACAACAACTACGAATGAAGATTACGTTTATCCTGACGGAAATGTAGCTGCTAAAAAAGTTGTAAATACTTATCCTGCAGTAAAATACGGAAGAACAAAAGCCCCTAAACTTACAATTAAAGTAAATGAGGTTACTGAATTCTTAAATGGTCCTGCGGATATAGCTTATTCAAACAAAGCTTATAGTATTGGACAAGAAATTGGAACTAAAGATTTTACAGGAACGGTTAATTCTGTAACTATTACTAAAGATTCTGATGCTTCTTCTTTATTTACATCAACTACAGGTTTTAGAATTCCTTTATCTCCAAGTTTCTTTAAAACTAAAATTATTGATAAAAAAGGTCAGCCTGAACTTAGTGATGTGTCAAATTTTATCAGACATTTTAAAGGAATAAAGCTTTCTGTTGACGAAGATGATGCTTATTTAATACAATTTGTTCCTAATGATATGGAGTTGGTGATGTATTATAAGAATGATAAGACTGAAAATGGAAGTACAACAAGACCACAGTCGACTTATACATTTTCTTTAGGTTCTGCGAATGCTCATATCGGAAATTATGTTTATGACAGAGCTGGCACACCTTCTGGAACTGTAGCTTCAGGAAGTGACCTAATAAATGGAGATGCAAAATTATATGCTCAGGGTATGGGAGGAGCTTCAATAGGGGCTAAGCTTTCTAATGATGCAATTGTAAAGCTTAAAAAGTTGTATCAAAATGATAAAGCGGCGATTATTAGTGCTAAGATCAGACTATATACAGATGGTACTAATTGGACAAGTCAATATGCAAAACCTAAAAACTTTACAATTGTTCAAAGAGATAAAGATACTGATGGTAAGCCGACTACAGCATTTACTGCAGACTTACTTAATTTAACTGGATCTAACAATTTTGCAATTTACAGAGCTTATGATTTAGATAAAAACCCAACATATTATGACTTTACAGTGACAAAATCTGTAAAAGATATTGTTGAAGGTAATCTAACTGATGCACAAATTGCAAATAAATATTTTAAAATTGATTTAGGTAGCTTCTTAACCACTACTACAGGTAGCTTGGCAGGATACCAATATACATCAACACCATATACTGTTGATAGGGCTGTCTTCATAGGATCTGAGTCTGCTAATGCAAAGAAAGCTCAGTTAATAATCATTTACGGTACAAAATAA
- a CDS encoding glycogen/starch synthase, whose protein sequence is MPNQKILYITTEMYPYQEDTNMAAVVNKMALKMHQEGNDVRVFMPRFGQISERKFQLHEVIRLSGMNIIINDLDQPLIIKVASLPGERLQVYFIDNEEYFKRKQYYFDDEGTPFDDNDERAIFFARGVIETIKKLNWVPDVIHLNGWMASFVPIYLKTYYESDTYFKDAKIVLSLYNEKDAPFDKNIADKLKFDNISGLKALDNPSVQSFVIESMNYVDAVVKGDEFLDGELDKAFNEASITKSEYLDVDSINQLY, encoded by the coding sequence ATGCCGAATCAAAAAATACTGTACATTACTACAGAGATGTATCCATATCAAGAAGACACGAATATGGCTGCAGTGGTAAACAAAATGGCACTTAAGATGCACCAAGAAGGCAATGATGTAAGAGTTTTTATGCCAAGATTTGGACAAATAAGTGAGAGAAAGTTCCAGTTACACGAGGTTATACGCCTTTCTGGGATGAATATTATTATTAACGATCTAGATCAACCCTTAATTATTAAAGTAGCGTCGCTTCCGGGGGAAAGACTGCAGGTTTACTTTATAGATAATGAAGAGTACTTCAAAAGAAAACAATATTATTTTGATGATGAAGGAACTCCTTTCGATGATAACGACGAGAGAGCAATTTTCTTTGCAAGAGGAGTAATTGAGACTATCAAGAAACTAAACTGGGTTCCTGATGTAATTCACCTTAACGGCTGGATGGCTTCTTTCGTTCCAATTTATCTTAAAACGTATTACGAATCCGATACTTATTTCAAAGATGCAAAAATCGTTCTTTCATTATATAATGAAAAAGATGCACCTTTTGATAAAAATATAGCTGATAAACTGAAATTTGATAATATTTCAGGATTAAAAGCGTTAGATAACCCAAGTGTTCAAAGTTTTGTAATTGAAAGTATGAACTATGTAGACGCTGTAGTAAAAGGAGATGAATTTTTAGATGGAGAATTGGATAAAGCATTCAACGAAGCTTCAATTACAAAATCGGAATATCTCGATGTGGATTCTATAAACCAACTTTATTAA
- a CDS encoding nuclear transport factor 2 family protein has product MNCKISHFMKDLNSLKTEHLEKWFTDESIIWIPPSKEISGKNRILALFRAIFRRYENIEWRVSEIFPLGNGKYFYQTNSLGNMSGKGTYENEICTIIQFSDCGKILYLSDYFKDTKVFN; this is encoded by the coding sequence ATGAATTGTAAAATCAGTCATTTTATGAAGGATTTAAATTCTTTAAAAACAGAACATCTTGAAAAATGGTTTACCGATGAAAGTATCATCTGGATTCCTCCTTCCAAAGAAATTTCTGGTAAAAACAGAATTTTGGCTTTGTTCAGGGCTATTTTCAGGCGCTATGAAAACATCGAATGGCGGGTTTCTGAAATTTTTCCTTTAGGAAACGGAAAATATTTCTACCAAACCAATTCTTTAGGAAATATGTCCGGAAAAGGCACTTACGAAAATGAAATATGTACAATTATTCAGTTTTCAGACTGCGGTAAAATATTATATCTTTCTGATTACTTTAAAGATACAAAAGTATTTAATTAA
- a CDS encoding RNA-binding S4 domain-containing protein, protein MRIDKFLWSIRFYKTRTIATEEIKKNRVSIGESVVKSSKEVKEGDVIKIRKNQIDYKIKVIQIPKSRMGAKLVPLHIKDMTDKEQYEILKMRKMTQDYYRNRGEGRPTKKDRRDMDDYTGNDISGDFTDWDDFFGETGDSNDSNDDEKNEKDL, encoded by the coding sequence ATGAGAATAGATAAATTTTTATGGAGCATTCGTTTTTATAAGACCAGAACCATTGCTACTGAGGAGATTAAGAAAAATAGAGTTTCCATTGGCGAATCGGTTGTAAAGTCTTCTAAAGAAGTGAAGGAAGGAGATGTTATTAAGATCCGTAAAAATCAGATTGATTACAAAATTAAGGTCATCCAGATCCCTAAAAGCAGAATGGGCGCAAAATTGGTTCCGCTTCATATCAAGGATATGACGGACAAAGAGCAGTATGAGATACTCAAAATGCGTAAAATGACCCAGGATTATTACAGAAACAGGGGAGAAGGAAGACCTACCAAAAAAGACAGACGAGACATGGATGATTATACCGGAAATGATATTTCCGGAGATTTCACAGACTGGGATGACTTTTTTGGCGAAACTGGTGATTCCAATGATTCAAACGACGATGAAAAAAATGAAAAAGACTTATAA
- the panC gene encoding pantoate--beta-alanine ligase has protein sequence MEVLKNKKTLQDFIERQKEMGKRIGFAPTMGALHNGHLSLYEEARKENDLVVSSIFVNPTQFNNPEDLAKYPRDINRDILILKNSGLVDAVYIPNVEDIYPEKAVSQHYDYDGLENEMEGKSRPGHFDGVGTVVEELFNQVKPDNAYFGEKDFQQLAIIKKMVEKKHLNVKIKGVPIYRAENGLALSSRNQRLHEDRREASKVIFETLNKVNDWFRVVTIPEIKERVQDIMDQQQGMQLEYFLIADEETLKETDFFYKDRNFRAFIVVMVDGVRLIDNMHLD, from the coding sequence ATGGAAGTTCTAAAAAACAAAAAAACACTTCAGGATTTCATTGAAAGACAGAAAGAAATGGGTAAAAGGATAGGCTTCGCCCCTACAATGGGCGCACTGCATAATGGCCATTTATCCCTGTATGAGGAAGCTAGAAAAGAAAACGATCTTGTTGTTTCTTCAATTTTTGTAAATCCTACTCAGTTTAATAATCCTGAAGATCTGGCAAAATATCCCAGAGATATCAACAGAGATATATTAATTTTAAAAAATTCAGGGCTTGTGGACGCGGTTTATATTCCAAATGTAGAAGATATTTACCCCGAAAAAGCAGTAAGCCAGCATTATGATTATGATGGATTGGAGAATGAAATGGAAGGAAAATCCAGACCTGGGCATTTTGACGGTGTAGGAACTGTTGTAGAAGAACTTTTTAATCAGGTAAAACCAGACAACGCTTATTTTGGTGAAAAAGACTTCCAGCAGTTGGCTATTATCAAAAAAATGGTCGAAAAGAAACATCTTAACGTAAAAATAAAAGGAGTTCCTATTTATAGAGCAGAAAATGGTTTAGCATTAAGCTCAAGAAACCAAAGACTTCATGAAGACAGAAGAGAGGCTTCAAAGGTAATTTTTGAGACTTTAAATAAAGTGAATGACTGGTTCAGGGTTGTAACGATTCCGGAGATTAAAGAAAGAGTTCAAGATATTATGGATCAGCAGCAGGGAATGCAGTTGGAATATTTCCTTATCGCAGACGAAGAAACTTTAAAGGAGACAGATTTCTTTTATAAAGACAGAAATTTCAGAGCGTTTATTGTTGTGATGGTAGATGGTGTGAGATTGATCGACAATATGCATTTGGATTAA
- a CDS encoding DUF1572 family protein encodes MKELFIKRFEYYKSLGDKTFEQLSEEQIFWQFNEESNSIAIIVKHLAGNMLSRWTNFLTEDGEKSWRNRDEEFVNNFKTKKEIVDFWEEGWKCFFDALNQINDENLYSTLYIRGEPQLVVDAVFRQLAHYPYHIGQIVYIAKMMKNDDWKTLSIARNKSQEFNSEMKNKFSETDFNSNSSPVCFRNSSEVRDEYKQ; translated from the coding sequence ATGAAAGAGCTATTCATCAAACGTTTCGAATATTACAAATCTCTTGGCGATAAAACATTTGAGCAACTTTCTGAGGAGCAGATTTTTTGGCAGTTTAATGAAGAAAGTAACTCAATAGCTATTATTGTGAAGCATCTTGCAGGAAATATGCTTTCAAGATGGACGAATTTTTTAACGGAAGACGGCGAAAAAAGCTGGCGAAACCGCGACGAGGAATTTGTAAATAATTTTAAAACTAAAAAAGAGATTGTAGATTTTTGGGAAGAGGGTTGGAAGTGTTTTTTTGATGCTTTAAACCAAATTAATGATGAAAATTTATATTCTACACTTTATATAAGAGGCGAACCTCAGTTGGTTGTAGATGCGGTTTTCCGTCAATTGGCACATTATCCTTATCATATTGGGCAAATAGTTTACATTGCCAAAATGATGAAAAATGACGATTGGAAAACACTTTCCATTGCTAGAAATAAATCCCAAGAATTTAATTCTGAAATGAAAAATAAATTCTCTGAAACAGATTTTAATTCAAATTCTTCGCCTGTTTGCTTTCGAAATAGTAGTGAAGTGAGAGATGAATATAAACAATAG
- a CDS encoding T9SS type B sorting domain-containing protein — protein sequence MKKTLLFLLLFISQTFFSQADCTSALSVCGNSSITYSPSGIGAVNESLGGCLTTGEHNSIWYKLTIATGGTLTFDLVPNDPDADYDWAIYGPNVTCGSLGSPIRCNAATVIGVGPSTGLNMTSTITNAAGGSLTPYCKYLDVLPGQTYYLYIDNWVDGINPTMAPFSLTWGGTATLASPFTNPAIQPHPFVAPGMPAANPADPREVIVCNNPAVFDFTTLSAGILNNNPNFLISYHTSQNNALSGANPILTPITVNTTTTYYYSIHYLDPTNPTNPINSCRQIGAFKFKMGNITGTNVNLFTCNNNNAGLGTFNLTTAAVFGDPTATKKYYPTMTDLNAGTNEILNFTAYVAAEGTVYVKITSQFGCIGTAVITLKFFPVVVVNDATLRSCFIETNPSTGLFNLTNASVTTQGGITKKYYPSLTDALNGTNEIPATLAAAYIAPSGVVYIKVTNGNGCFAIAKVTLIVIAPVFSTVLKDKTICMEDKTTLDAGTGFSSYQWSTGATTQTITNVGVGTYWVKLKTGDCITTQTVKVYSSEQPVISSIDISTNTVTIYVMGGTAPYKYSMDNITWQDSNIFTNVPRGDNLVYVKDAYDCEPINITIVVPNLINVITPNGDGINDVIDYSALASKQNMVFNIFDRYGSKIFQADKFNGYKWNGTTNGGMKVPTGNYWYSVSWNEKDKKNTLFKYTGWVMVKNRE from the coding sequence ATGAAAAAAACTTTACTATTTCTTCTTTTATTTATTTCACAGACATTTTTTTCACAGGCAGATTGTACATCTGCATTGTCTGTTTGTGGAAACTCGAGTATCACGTATTCTCCATCAGGAATTGGCGCTGTCAATGAAAGTTTGGGAGGATGTTTAACGACAGGTGAGCATAATTCGATATGGTACAAACTCACGATTGCTACAGGCGGAACGCTTACTTTTGATCTGGTTCCAAATGATCCTGATGCAGATTATGACTGGGCGATCTATGGGCCGAATGTTACCTGTGGAAGTTTAGGATCTCCGATACGTTGTAATGCAGCAACCGTAATCGGTGTCGGACCATCTACGGGATTAAACATGACCAGTACGATTACCAATGCTGCAGGAGGTTCGTTAACGCCTTACTGCAAATATTTGGATGTTTTGCCGGGACAAACCTATTATTTATATATAGATAACTGGGTTGATGGGATTAATCCTACAATGGCTCCGTTTTCTTTAACTTGGGGAGGAACGGCAACTTTAGCATCCCCATTTACAAATCCTGCGATACAGCCTCATCCGTTTGTAGCTCCGGGAATGCCTGCTGCAAATCCAGCAGATCCTAGAGAAGTTATTGTATGTAATAATCCTGCGGTTTTTGATTTTACGACTTTATCAGCAGGAATTCTTAATAATAACCCGAATTTCCTGATCAGTTATCATACTTCACAAAATAATGCACTTTCAGGGGCGAATCCTATTTTAACGCCAATTACGGTTAATACAACAACTACTTATTATTACAGCATTCATTATCTGGATCCTACAAATCCTACAAACCCTATTAATTCCTGTCGACAGATTGGTGCATTCAAATTTAAGATGGGAAATATTACAGGAACGAATGTTAATTTATTTACCTGTAATAATAACAATGCCGGATTAGGAACATTTAATCTTACAACAGCCGCCGTTTTTGGAGATCCCACTGCGACTAAGAAATATTATCCTACAATGACTGACCTTAATGCAGGAACTAATGAAATCCTGAATTTTACGGCTTATGTTGCGGCAGAAGGTACAGTGTATGTAAAAATAACTTCTCAGTTCGGATGTATCGGAACTGCGGTGATCACATTAAAGTTTTTCCCAGTTGTTGTAGTAAATGATGCAACGCTGAGATCTTGTTTTATCGAAACAAATCCTTCTACAGGATTATTTAATCTTACCAATGCTTCGGTTACAACACAAGGAGGAATTACAAAAAAATATTATCCATCTTTAACTGATGCATTGAACGGAACAAATGAAATTCCTGCTACATTAGCCGCTGCATATATTGCTCCGAGTGGCGTTGTTTATATAAAAGTAACGAACGGAAACGGTTGTTTTGCCATTGCTAAAGTTACTTTAATAGTGATAGCCCCGGTTTTCTCTACAGTTTTAAAAGATAAAACAATATGTATGGAAGACAAAACAACATTGGATGCCGGTACTGGCTTCAGTTCTTATCAATGGAGTACGGGCGCTACAACGCAAACTATTACTAATGTTGGTGTTGGAACGTATTGGGTTAAGCTAAAAACAGGTGACTGTATCACAACTCAAACGGTGAAAGTCTATTCTTCTGAGCAGCCTGTGATTTCCAGTATTGATATTTCAACAAATACGGTTACAATATATGTGATGGGTGGAACTGCCCCATACAAATATTCAATGGACAATATCACTTGGCAGGATTCTAACATTTTTACCAATGTTCCGAGAGGTGATAATCTGGTTTATGTAAAAGATGCTTATGATTGCGAACCGATTAATATTACGATTGTTGTTCCAAATCTTATCAATGTTATCACACCAAACGGCGATGGTATAAATGATGTGATTGATTATTCTGCATTGGCTTCAAAACAAAATATGGTCTTCAATATTTTCGATAGATATGGATCTAAAATTTTCCAGGCGGATAAATTTAACGGCTATAAATGGAACGGAACCACGAATGGAGGAATGAAAGTTCCTACTGGAAATTACTGGTATTCCGTATCATGGAATGAGAAAGATAAAAAGAATACCCTATTCAAATATACCGGATGGGTAATGGTTAAAAACCGAGAATAA
- a CDS encoding shikimate kinase translates to MIISLVGYMGSGKSHISKILSEKINFKLIDLDKEISRRNKLTIPEIFEKKGEIYFRKLERETLEELLATEENLVLSLGGGTPVYYNNMEIVNLNSKSVFLRASIQTLSERISKQKEKRPIIANISDENLPEFIAKHLFERNEFYSKAQFNIITDSREPEDIVNEIIEKLYL, encoded by the coding sequence ATGATAATTTCACTGGTAGGATACATGGGGAGTGGCAAATCTCACATTTCCAAAATATTAAGCGAGAAAATAAATTTTAAATTAATTGACCTAGATAAAGAGATTTCTAGGCGAAATAAATTAACCATTCCTGAAATATTCGAAAAAAAGGGCGAAATCTACTTTAGAAAGCTGGAAAGAGAAACTTTGGAAGAACTCCTGGCTACGGAAGAAAATCTTGTTTTAAGCCTGGGTGGAGGAACTCCTGTTTATTACAATAATATGGAAATTGTTAATCTTAACTCTAAGAGTGTGTTTTTAAGAGCTTCTATTCAAACTTTATCAGAAAGGATTTCAAAACAAAAAGAGAAAAGGCCGATAATAGCCAACATTTCGGATGAAAACCTTCCTGAATTTATTGCTAAGCATTTATTCGAAAGAAACGAATTCTACAGCAAAGCACAGTTTAATATCATTACAGATTCGCGAGAACCGGAAGATATCGTTAATGAAATCATTGAAAAACTGTATTTATAA
- a CDS encoding FMN-binding glutamate synthase family protein, with product MRDKFLSWGIVLVIATWIVALLIRAHYWIPILLSSFYALGVYNAYQSKHAILRNFPVVGYFRYFFESISPEMQQYFIERETDGKPFPRNQRSAVYRRAKNLSDTVPFGTQLEVNHRKYEGIKHSIYAKSPVEELPRVWVGGEQCSQPYHASLFNISAMSFGALSDRAQISLNRGAKKGNFYHNTGEGGISPHHLEGGDLCWQIGTGYFGCRDDEGKFNPELFTKYSNLPNVKMIEIKLSQGAKPGHGGVLPGVKNTPEIAKIRHVTPGMTIISPPSHSAFSNAAGLLRFVQQLRELSGGKPVGFKLCIGDTKEFEDICVQMNVLKIYPDFITIDGAEGGTGAAPPEFSDGVGMPLEPALIFVNRTLNSYNVRDKLRVIASGKVLTSLDILRAVAMGADMCNNARGFMFSLGCIQALRCNNNKCPTGVATQDKMLIKGLDVTDKAERVYHFHKNTLHTCNELIAAAGRTSYEEVDATMFMRGDEFDHLADLYFPDILGNVKQKARF from the coding sequence ATGAGAGATAAGTTTTTATCTTGGGGAATCGTATTGGTAATTGCTACATGGATAGTAGCATTGCTGATCAGAGCGCATTATTGGATACCGATTCTGTTATCCTCTTTCTATGCATTGGGCGTTTATAACGCTTATCAGTCTAAACACGCTATTTTAAGAAACTTTCCTGTTGTCGGGTACTTCCGATACTTTTTCGAGAGTATTTCGCCTGAAATGCAGCAATATTTCATCGAAAGAGAGACTGATGGGAAGCCTTTTCCAAGAAACCAGCGTTCTGCTGTGTACAGACGTGCCAAAAATCTGAGTGATACTGTTCCTTTCGGGACTCAGTTAGAAGTTAATCATAGAAAATATGAAGGAATTAAACATTCCATTTATGCTAAATCTCCCGTAGAAGAACTTCCGAGAGTTTGGGTAGGAGGGGAGCAGTGCTCGCAGCCTTACCATGCTTCGTTATTTAATATTTCGGCAATGAGTTTCGGGGCATTGAGTGACAGAGCTCAAATCTCTTTAAATAGAGGTGCTAAAAAAGGAAATTTTTACCATAATACAGGTGAAGGAGGGATTTCTCCGCATCATTTAGAAGGTGGTGATCTTTGCTGGCAAATTGGGACAGGATATTTTGGATGTAGAGATGATGAAGGAAAATTTAACCCTGAATTATTTACAAAATATTCCAATCTTCCGAATGTAAAGATGATTGAAATTAAATTATCTCAAGGTGCAAAACCTGGTCACGGTGGAGTTTTACCGGGAGTGAAAAATACCCCTGAAATTGCAAAGATCCGTCACGTCACACCGGGGATGACGATTATTTCTCCGCCTTCACATTCAGCTTTTTCTAATGCTGCAGGTTTGTTGAGGTTTGTACAGCAATTGAGAGAGCTTTCGGGAGGAAAACCGGTTGGTTTTAAATTGTGTATCGGTGATACCAAAGAATTCGAAGATATCTGCGTTCAAATGAATGTTTTAAAAATTTACCCTGATTTTATCACTATTGACGGAGCAGAAGGAGGAACAGGAGCTGCACCACCGGAGTTTTCTGATGGAGTTGGAATGCCTTTAGAACCTGCTTTGATCTTTGTTAACAGAACCTTGAACAGTTATAATGTAAGAGATAAATTAAGAGTAATTGCCAGCGGAAAAGTCTTAACAAGTTTGGATATTCTGAGAGCTGTTGCAATGGGGGCAGATATGTGTAATAATGCGAGAGGATTTATGTTTTCTTTAGGTTGTATTCAGGCATTGAGATGTAATAATAACAAATGTCCGACAGGAGTTGCAACACAGGATAAAATGCTGATCAAAGGTCTTGATGTTACTGATAAAGCAGAAAGAGTATATCATTTTCATAAAAATACACTGCACACTTGTAATGAATTAATTGCAGCAGCAGGAAGAACTTCATATGAAGAAGTTGATGCCACGATGTTTATGAGAGGTGATGAGTTTGATCATCTGGCTGACCTTTATTTCCCTGATATTCTAGGAAATGTAAAGCAGAAAGCAAGATTTTAA